The proteins below are encoded in one region of Streptomyces sp. Tu 3180:
- the tgmA gene encoding putative ATP-grasp-modified RiPP has product MTTALDREAFPLTAPGGRTPYSAEAPSAPQTRPWALRFARTPDSTGAARVPAHVYDHDRQVNICDDGGLLTCMANTHTPTVPDGDTKNPPPLDEGPKD; this is encoded by the coding sequence GTGACGACAGCTCTCGACCGAGAGGCATTCCCCCTCACCGCGCCCGGAGGGCGCACCCCGTACAGCGCGGAGGCCCCGTCGGCTCCGCAGACCAGGCCGTGGGCCTTACGGTTCGCGCGCACCCCTGACTCCACCGGTGCCGCCCGCGTCCCGGCGCACGTCTACGACCACGACCGGCAGGTCAACATCTGCGACGACGGTGGCCTGCTGACGTGCATGGCGAACACGCACACCCCGACCGTCCCGGACGGCGACACGAAGAACCCGCCGCCGCTGGATGAGGGGCCGAAGGACTGA
- a CDS encoding protein-L-isoaspartate(D-aspartate) O-methyltransferase encodes MHWKPHAAALAAQTAYPGSSWWVPVKETPRHMLVPRWFTPGPQGWTVVDGPSDEKAWAAAAYSDTTLITRVGAVHADQAQAGRTVTGHPTSSSTLPSLVVTMLRHCRLTPGMRLLDVATGSGYSAALACQRIGDDLVTTLDVDPYLTHAAAERLDQIGWYPTVVTADAGGEELPGVFDRIVSTVSMPRIPASWLAALAPGGRLVTTLEGTGLIVTAGKTDDGGARGRVEWDRGSFMATRTGDDYPPALSEVFDTANTAEGEVSVSPFPVLDVMQVWEVWSMLSLTVPGIEHRTGTADDGSRMTWMLHPDGSWARAHTAQGERTTTVHQGGPRRLYDTLEQIRWRWLEHGELPVYGAQVTITPDGETTLSRGGWSVTL; translated from the coding sequence ATGCACTGGAAACCGCACGCGGCCGCCCTCGCGGCCCAGACCGCGTACCCGGGATCGAGCTGGTGGGTCCCGGTCAAGGAGACGCCTCGACACATGCTGGTGCCGCGTTGGTTCACCCCCGGCCCGCAGGGGTGGACCGTCGTCGACGGGCCGTCCGACGAGAAGGCGTGGGCTGCGGCCGCGTATTCGGACACCACGCTGATCACGCGCGTCGGCGCCGTACACGCGGACCAAGCCCAAGCCGGCCGTACCGTCACCGGGCATCCCACCTCGTCCTCCACCCTCCCCAGCCTGGTGGTGACGATGCTCCGGCACTGCCGCCTCACCCCCGGCATGCGCCTGCTGGACGTGGCGACCGGCTCTGGGTACAGCGCCGCTCTGGCCTGTCAGCGGATCGGCGACGACCTGGTGACGACGCTGGACGTCGACCCCTACCTGACCCATGCGGCCGCGGAACGCCTGGACCAAATCGGCTGGTACCCCACCGTCGTCACCGCGGACGCCGGCGGCGAGGAACTGCCGGGCGTGTTCGACCGGATCGTGTCCACGGTGTCGATGCCCCGCATCCCCGCCTCGTGGCTGGCCGCGCTCGCCCCCGGCGGGCGTCTGGTCACCACGCTCGAGGGAACCGGCCTGATCGTCACCGCGGGCAAGACCGACGACGGCGGCGCGAGAGGGCGCGTGGAGTGGGACCGTGGGTCGTTCATGGCCACCCGCACCGGCGACGACTACCCGCCCGCACTCAGCGAGGTGTTCGACACGGCCAACACCGCCGAAGGGGAGGTGAGCGTTTCCCCGTTCCCGGTGCTGGACGTCATGCAGGTCTGGGAGGTGTGGTCCATGCTCTCCCTGACCGTGCCCGGCATCGAGCACCGCACCGGCACCGCAGACGACGGCAGCCGCATGACGTGGATGCTGCACCCGGACGGCTCCTGGGCCCGTGCCCACACCGCACAGGGGGAGCGCACCACGACCGTCCACCAGGGCGGCCCGCGCCGCCTGTACGACACCCTCGAACAGATCCGATGGCGGTGGCTGGAGCACGGGGAACTCCCCGTGTACGGCGCCCAGGTCACCATCACCCCCGACGGCGAGACGACCCTGTCGCGCGGCGGGTGGTCCGTGACGTTGTAA
- a CDS encoding endonuclease domain-containing protein — MAERVTAGRADGLITLGAADVLWAGLTADSAVPTASAALTRSPARAQAGYVLLGGCVVATVKASGRWSVVETEVRRAAAELNAVEMDRQDLVRIGPFRDGAKQEHHEETPLRWRRRIARELQELNEPERADGRLYHLAGIDWRHILVEQTCDGAQRTWWLPRAVVRLLDMAEHTETRWLRAARTRQAGTTVAESPSRHRQTRTVDGRPATSPNHPAVPLRPYNEELKGHLYSVLSRKPGISRKVAGWACAVCRSAPAAVLDHCHEHGYVRAPVCHSCNTQERPDHLYSNHIRVGDHYRRLFHTHTAQWLRHWHRCPGCRARTTLPLPHLAAWTAHIACRSLRPTHRDPRSSRGRKPCGALRVSWTGSHHAPGSCQFTVAVDLCPSGEHRVLAHVSYREAAEQFRTWLTETAPAVAAEAGPDRLDDLPTQIRPVIADTSSEGQALF, encoded by the coding sequence ATGGCAGAGCGTGTCACTGCGGGCCGTGCGGACGGTCTGATCACTCTGGGCGCCGCGGACGTTTTGTGGGCCGGTTTGACGGCCGACAGCGCGGTGCCGACGGCTTCTGCGGCGCTCACCCGCTCCCCTGCCCGAGCTCAGGCGGGCTACGTCCTGCTCGGCGGCTGCGTGGTGGCGACGGTGAAGGCCAGCGGCCGGTGGAGCGTTGTGGAGACTGAGGTGCGCCGGGCGGCGGCGGAACTGAACGCGGTGGAGATGGACCGCCAGGACCTGGTCCGCATCGGTCCGTTCCGTGACGGGGCGAAGCAGGAACACCATGAGGAAACGCCGTTGCGATGGCGCCGGCGCATCGCCCGGGAACTGCAGGAACTAAACGAACCCGAGCGGGCTGACGGCCGTCTTTACCATCTGGCGGGGATCGACTGGCGGCACATTCTCGTGGAGCAGACCTGCGACGGAGCGCAGCGGACGTGGTGGCTGCCGCGCGCTGTGGTCAGGCTGCTGGACATGGCCGAGCACACCGAAACGCGGTGGCTGCGAGCCGCGCGAACCCGCCAGGCAGGCACAACCGTCGCCGAGTCGCCCTCCCGCCATCGGCAGACCCGAACCGTCGACGGCCGGCCAGCGACGAGTCCCAACCATCCGGCCGTCCCACTGCGCCCGTACAACGAGGAACTCAAAGGCCACCTGTACTCGGTACTCAGCAGGAAACCCGGCATCTCCCGCAAGGTGGCCGGGTGGGCGTGCGCCGTCTGCCGCTCCGCACCCGCCGCCGTACTCGACCACTGCCACGAACATGGCTACGTCCGCGCCCCCGTCTGCCACTCCTGCAACACACAAGAACGACCCGACCACCTCTACAGCAACCACATCCGCGTGGGCGACCACTACAGGCGCCTCTTTCACACCCACACCGCCCAATGGCTCCGCCACTGGCACCGCTGCCCCGGCTGCCGCGCCCGCACCACCCTGCCCCTACCCCACCTCGCCGCATGGACCGCCCACATAGCCTGCCGCTCCCTGCGCCCCACCCACCGCGACCCCAGGAGCTCCCGCGGACGCAAACCCTGCGGTGCGCTGCGCGTGTCCTGGACCGGCAGCCACCATGCGCCCGGCTCCTGCCAGTTCACCGTCGCCGTCGACCTGTGCCCCTCCGGCGAACACCGTGTCCTGGCGCACGTCTCCTACCGCGAAGCAGCCGAGCAGTTTCGCACCTGGCTGACCGAGACCGCCCCTGCCGTGGCGGCCGAGGCCGGACCCGACCGCCTGGACGACCTCCCCACCCAAATCCGGCCAGTCATCGCGGACACCAGCAGCGAAGGCCAGGCGCTTTTCTGA
- a CDS encoding RimK domain-containing protein gives MELSQVGAVYYRAPGAFRFPEGMSGPEERFAAAQARAGLGGVLSALECRWVNHPTAMARAEYEPAQLAAARACGLRIPATLITNRPRDVVAFATQTGGPIVCKPVASPVLIEDGRLKSVYTQRLSLSDLQDLRGIDTTAHLFQAWVSKEYEVRLTVVGERMFAAAIHAGSEASYEDWRSDYGSLTYTTTTTPEDVAAGMRRLMERLQLRYGAADFIVGSDGQWTFLEVNPCGQWDWIQSATGLPIAEAIADDLQGGT, from the coding sequence GTGGAGCTGTCCCAGGTCGGCGCGGTGTACTACCGCGCCCCCGGGGCGTTCCGCTTCCCCGAGGGGATGTCCGGACCGGAGGAGAGATTCGCCGCTGCTCAGGCCCGCGCTGGCCTGGGCGGTGTGCTGTCCGCGCTGGAGTGCCGTTGGGTGAACCACCCGACCGCCATGGCACGCGCCGAGTACGAGCCCGCGCAGCTCGCGGCCGCCCGCGCGTGCGGGCTGCGCATCCCGGCCACCCTGATCACCAACCGGCCCCGCGACGTGGTGGCGTTCGCCACGCAGACCGGCGGGCCGATCGTGTGCAAGCCGGTCGCCTCCCCCGTACTGATCGAGGACGGCCGGCTCAAATCCGTCTACACACAGCGCCTGAGCCTGTCCGACCTGCAGGACCTGCGCGGGATCGACACCACCGCGCACCTGTTCCAGGCCTGGGTCAGCAAGGAGTACGAGGTGCGGCTGACGGTAGTCGGGGAGCGGATGTTCGCCGCCGCGATCCACGCCGGCAGCGAAGCTTCGTACGAGGACTGGCGCAGCGACTACGGATCGCTGACCTACACCACGACCACGACCCCCGAGGACGTTGCCGCAGGAATGCGGCGCCTGATGGAGCGGCTGCAACTGCGCTACGGCGCGGCAGACTTCATTGTGGGCTCCGATGGGCAGTGGACGTTCCTCGAGGTCAACCCGTGCGGCCAGTGGGATTGGATTCAAAGCGCGACCGGCCTGCCGATCGCCGAGGCGATTGCCGACGACTTGCAAGGAGGCACCTGA
- a CDS encoding DUF6087 family protein, which yields MAVAGARGTPRVRRPGHHHPRRRDDPVARRVVRDVVTPAQGPGDGADTADWTRTDKGREHPVEDEPLEEWAGRREQRRPAPGERRAVPLGEQPEQGAHVAPDAPRGIQEWDGHQWTPAGIAEDRAAAADETGQDAARRAEQVPLPMFSKLPPRPEPWRPTQQWRRPDAS from the coding sequence ATGGCGGTGGCTGGAGCACGGGGAACTCCCCGTGTACGGCGCCCAGGTCACCATCACCCCCGACGGCGAGACGACCCTGTCGCGCGGCGGGTGGTCCGTGACGTTGTAACCCCCGCGCAGGGTCCCGGCGATGGCGCTGACACGGCAGACTGGACGAGAACCGACAAAGGGAGGGAGCACCCTGTGGAAGACGAGCCCCTCGAGGAGTGGGCGGGGCGCCGTGAGCAGCGACGCCCCGCGCCAGGGGAGCGTCGGGCGGTCCCGCTTGGCGAGCAGCCGGAGCAGGGAGCCCACGTCGCCCCTGACGCACCACGCGGCATTCAAGAATGGGACGGGCACCAGTGGACGCCGGCCGGCATTGCCGAGGACCGCGCGGCCGCCGCGGACGAGACCGGGCAGGATGCGGCGCGGCGGGCCGAACAGGTTCCTCTGCCCATGTTCAGCAAACTGCCCCCACGGCCTGAGCCGTGGCGGCCGACGCAGCAGTGGCGCCGCCCTGACGCCTCCTGA
- a CDS encoding MvdC/MvdD family ATP grasp protein, with product MPSPVLIIAAADDWPTDRVVVELERRGVEVFRMDTADFPQQLTLAGKIDQAQAWTGELATE from the coding sequence ATGCCCTCGCCCGTCCTGATCATCGCCGCTGCCGATGACTGGCCCACGGACCGGGTCGTCGTCGAGCTGGAGCGCCGCGGGGTTGAGGTGTTCCGCATGGACACCGCCGACTTCCCGCAGCAGCTCACCCTGGCCGGCAAGATCGACCAAGCGCAGGCGTGGACGGGCGAGCTCGCCACCGAGTAG
- a CDS encoding tetratricopeptide repeat protein encodes MGSRHSLAIDLADPGQHAHAVDHHRQNLAIRARILGIDHPDTLHSRQGLEEALAGSRTAHRPMNRRPWHRTITD; translated from the coding sequence CTGGGCAGCCGACACAGCTTGGCCATCGACCTGGCGGACCCGGGCCAGCACGCGCACGCAGTCGACCACCACCGGCAAAACCTCGCCATCCGCGCCCGTATCCTGGGGATCGACCACCCTGACACCCTGCACAGCCGTCAAGGCCTGGAGGAGGCGCTGGCCGGCTCGCGCACAGCACACCGGCCAATGAATCGCCGTCCCTGGCACAGAACCATCACCGACTGA